The Achromobacter deleyi genome has a window encoding:
- a CDS encoding DUF1624 domain-containing protein: MSHSPLIPPNANARLRSIDALRGLVIVIMLLDHVRETFFLHHQVGDPMDVAATPPDLFFSRLLAHLCAPVFVFLTGLSAWLYGAKAGSRGATAAFLAKRGAFLIALEVIVVNFAWTFQFPPSVVYLQVIWVIGLSMLALAALLWLPRAALVAVGVVLVAGHNALDGLHFAAGEAMHVPWAVLHDRGWIVLSDTLRLRTSYPLLPWIGVIALGFAAGPWFHAGVQAPVRQRRLWTAGLAAVAGFVGLRALNGYGQAQPWTVQDDALHTAMSFLNITKYPPSLMFLLLTLGLGLCLLVLIERAQSAAWVRALCVFGAAPMFFYLLHLYVLKALYLAGEGIWGLNQGKYFGVDDMSSVRLISVLLAAALYWPVRWFGRLKAARRDVAWLKYL, encoded by the coding sequence ATGTCTCACTCGCCTCTCATCCCCCCGAACGCCAATGCGCGCCTGCGCTCCATCGACGCCCTGCGCGGCCTGGTCATCGTCATCATGTTGCTGGACCATGTGCGCGAGACCTTCTTCCTGCATCATCAGGTCGGCGATCCCATGGACGTGGCCGCCACGCCGCCGGACCTGTTCTTCTCGCGCCTGCTGGCGCACCTTTGCGCGCCCGTGTTCGTCTTCCTGACCGGCCTGTCGGCCTGGCTGTACGGCGCAAAAGCCGGCAGCCGCGGCGCCACGGCGGCATTCCTGGCCAAGCGCGGCGCCTTCCTGATCGCGCTGGAAGTCATCGTCGTGAACTTCGCCTGGACCTTCCAGTTCCCGCCCTCGGTCGTGTACCTGCAGGTCATCTGGGTGATCGGCCTTTCCATGCTGGCGCTGGCCGCCTTGCTGTGGTTGCCCCGGGCGGCGCTGGTCGCGGTCGGCGTGGTGCTGGTGGCCGGCCACAATGCGCTGGACGGCCTGCATTTCGCGGCGGGCGAGGCCATGCACGTGCCGTGGGCGGTGCTGCATGACCGCGGCTGGATCGTGCTGAGCGACACGCTGCGCCTGCGCACCTCGTATCCGCTGCTGCCGTGGATAGGCGTGATCGCGCTGGGCTTTGCGGCGGGCCCGTGGTTCCATGCGGGCGTGCAAGCGCCGGTGCGTCAGCGCCGGCTGTGGACGGCGGGCCTGGCCGCGGTGGCGGGCTTCGTGGGGCTGCGCGCCTTGAACGGCTACGGGCAGGCGCAGCCGTGGACGGTGCAGGATGACGCGCTGCATACGGCGATGAGCTTTCTGAACATCACCAAGTACCCGCCGTCGCTGATGTTCCTGCTGCTGACGCTGGGCCTGGGCCTGTGCCTGCTGGTGCTGATCGAGCGGGCGCAGTCCGCCGCGTGGGTGCGCGCGCTGTGCGTGTTCGGCGCCGCGCCGATGTTCTTCTATCTGCTGCACCTGTATGTGCTGAAGGCGCTGTATCTGGCGGGCGAGGGCATCTGGGGCCTGAACCAGGGCAAGTACTTTGGCGTTGATGACATGTCCTCGGTGCGGCTGATCTCGGTGCTGCTGGCGGCGGCGCTGTATTGGCCGGTGCGCTGGTTCGGCCGCCTGAAGGCGGCGCGCCGCGACGTCGCCTGGCTCAAGTACCTGTGA